A single region of the Vibrio chagasii genome encodes:
- the mrdA gene encoding penicillin-binding protein 2: MRRRNKFRDHKLEARLFRSRAVFAFICIVLLAGLLVLNIYCLQVTQHEYYQTRSNSNRIKIIPVPPTRGLIYDRNGIILAENVPVFSLELVPEKIENISETIEKLRGIIDISQEQEERFKKNLKRARRFSSIPLLDNLNDEQVARFSVNRYKYPGVDVMATLKRHYPYADILTHSLGYVARLNQSDLNRLITEGKDHNYKATRNIGKIGIERYYEDVLHGKVGYQEVEVNSRGRVIRTLKYVPPVSGQDITLNIDVELQSYIHKLLGGRKGAAVVVDPHDNGVLAMVSSPSYDPNAFVGGISNHDYKALLTNRNRPLINRATLGTYSPGSTIKPFIAVAALKERSITPRTKVRSVGAWRVPNSSTRAFRDWLKWGHGNVDVTQSIEQSVNTFFYQIAYDMGIDSLSNWMMMFGFGESTGIDIFEETSANMPTRAWKRNRFNKPWYIGDTIPIGIGQGYWTATPIQIANATSILVNNGRKKPLQLLDSLSNQNDSTKNKLVESPPIQGVPSNYWELARYGMYLVNHGKNGTSRKVFRNALYKSAGKSGTSQVFGLAENEEYDADNTPEHLRDLALFTGFAPYEEPEIVVTVILENAGGGSFNSAPIVKKIFDQVLIK, from the coding sequence ATGCGAAGAAGAAACAAATTTCGAGATCATAAGCTAGAAGCTAGATTATTCAGAAGTCGGGCGGTGTTTGCTTTTATATGTATTGTGTTACTAGCAGGACTGTTGGTTCTAAACATATACTGCCTACAGGTGACACAACATGAGTACTATCAAACGCGTTCTAATTCAAATCGTATCAAAATCATCCCCGTCCCCCCTACCAGAGGCCTGATTTATGATCGTAACGGCATCATTTTAGCCGAGAACGTACCAGTATTTAGCTTAGAGCTAGTACCAGAAAAGATAGAAAACATATCTGAAACGATCGAGAAACTACGTGGAATCATCGATATATCCCAAGAGCAAGAGGAGAGATTTAAAAAAAACCTCAAGCGAGCACGACGTTTTAGTTCAATACCTCTGTTAGACAACCTTAATGACGAACAAGTCGCTAGGTTCTCGGTAAATCGTTATAAATATCCGGGTGTGGATGTTATGGCAACGCTAAAAAGACATTATCCTTATGCTGATATTTTGACACACTCGCTCGGCTATGTTGCACGCTTGAACCAGTCAGACCTAAATCGTCTCATCACTGAAGGGAAAGACCACAACTATAAAGCCACTAGGAACATCGGAAAAATTGGCATTGAACGGTATTATGAAGATGTACTACATGGAAAAGTAGGCTATCAAGAAGTCGAAGTAAACAGTCGTGGTCGCGTCATACGAACGCTCAAATACGTCCCCCCAGTCTCTGGACAAGATATTACCCTCAATATCGATGTTGAACTTCAATCTTATATACATAAACTGCTTGGAGGCCGCAAAGGAGCCGCAGTAGTGGTAGACCCTCACGATAACGGTGTTTTAGCGATGGTGTCTAGCCCTAGCTATGACCCTAATGCCTTTGTCGGAGGTATATCTAACCATGACTACAAAGCATTGTTGACCAACAGGAATAGGCCACTAATCAACCGCGCTACGTTAGGCACCTATTCTCCAGGCTCTACTATTAAGCCATTTATTGCTGTAGCAGCCTTAAAAGAAAGGAGCATAACACCGAGAACCAAAGTTCGAAGCGTTGGCGCATGGCGAGTCCCTAACAGCAGTACTCGTGCATTTCGCGATTGGCTAAAGTGGGGGCATGGTAACGTAGATGTGACTCAATCTATCGAACAGTCCGTCAATACCTTCTTCTATCAGATTGCATACGACATGGGTATTGACTCACTCTCCAACTGGATGATGATGTTTGGCTTTGGCGAAAGTACCGGGATCGATATATTCGAGGAAACGTCAGCTAACATGCCGACTAGAGCGTGGAAACGGAATCGCTTTAACAAGCCTTGGTATATCGGCGACACCATACCTATAGGTATAGGGCAAGGTTACTGGACAGCAACTCCCATTCAGATAGCCAATGCCACCTCAATTTTAGTCAATAATGGTCGGAAAAAGCCGCTCCAGTTGCTCGACAGTTTATCGAATCAAAATGATTCGACTAAAAATAAGCTAGTCGAGTCCCCGCCGATCCAAGGAGTTCCATCAAACTACTGGGAACTTGCTAGATACGGTATGTACCTAGTAAATCATGGTAAAAATGGCACCTCTAGAAAAGTATTTCGAAACGCTCTCTATAAAAGCGCAGGGAAGTCTGGCACGAGCCAGGTCTTCGGGTTGGCAGAAAACGAAGAGTACGATGCTGATAATACTCCCGAACATCTAAGAGATTTAGCGTTGTTTACTGGCTTTGCCCCTTATGAAGAGCCGGAGATCGTAGTAACAGTAATCCTCGAAAATGCCGGTGGCGGTTCTTTCAATAGTGCGCCCATCGTTAAGAAAATCTTTGACCAAGTATTAATCAAATAA
- a CDS encoding GNAT family N-acetyltransferase produces the protein MTIENVLPEDYAEMLKVWENSVRATHDFITEEDIEFFKPIIMEHAFPAVSLKCVKNECGSIVGFVGVHDAKVEMLFVLNEVRGQGVGTVLLQHAIEQLAATKVDVNEQNPQAVGFYQHMGFKIESRSPLDDMGKPFPILHMTL, from the coding sequence ATGACTATAGAAAATGTGCTTCCTGAAGATTATGCAGAAATGCTTAAGGTTTGGGAGAATTCAGTCCGAGCTACTCATGACTTTATTACAGAAGAAGATATTGAGTTTTTTAAACCTATCATCATGGAACATGCGTTCCCTGCGGTTTCTTTGAAATGCGTTAAAAATGAATGTGGTTCGATAGTTGGCTTCGTGGGCGTCCATGATGCAAAAGTCGAGATGCTTTTCGTTTTGAATGAAGTTCGAGGACAAGGAGTAGGTACGGTGTTGTTGCAACATGCGATTGAGCAGTTGGCAGCGACCAAAGTTGACGTGAATGAGCAAAACCCACAAGCGGTAGGCTTCTATCAGCACATGGGGTTCAAAATTGAATCACGCTCACCACTTGATGACATGGGGAAACCATTTCCAATTCTGCATATGACGCTGTAA